Proteins encoded together in one Lathyrus oleraceus cultivar Zhongwan6 chromosome 5, CAAS_Psat_ZW6_1.0, whole genome shotgun sequence window:
- the LOC127084424 gene encoding CBL-interacting serine/threonine-protein kinase 10, producing the protein MEGDMEPNVLMERYELGRLLGQGTFGKVYYARSKVTNQSVAIKAIEKNKVMRTGLMDRIKREISVMKLARHPNIIQLFEVMGTKTKIYFVMEYAKGGELFNKVSKGKLKEEVAHRYFKQLINAVDFCHSRGVYHRDIKPENILLDENGNLKVSDFGLSALVESNQEDSMLRTPCGTPAYVAPEVIKRKGYDGAKADIWSCGIVLFVLLAGYLPFHDSNLIEMYRKISKAELKYPSWFRPEVCKLLGDILNPKPDTRISIAEIKEHCWFKSEPNARSKKPQVQNSTLSVSSSSTAVSDQKDENDSPEAEEAKEESFVPISINAFDIISLSVGFDLSKFFKDDVQKKEARFSSKLPASVIISKMGDIAKQLRMKIKKKAAGLLKLEGLNEGRKGFLSIDAEIFEVTPNFHLVEVKKSNGDTLEYQKILKEDIRPALQDIVWVWQSDQPLQSQQSDQQLQIHDQQQ; encoded by the coding sequence ATGGAGGGTGATATGGAACCGAATGTTTTAATGGAAAGATACGAGTTGGGAAGGTTGCTTGGTCAGGGGACATTTGGGAAGGTTTACTATGCACGTAGTAAGGTGACTAACCAGAGTGTTGCGATTAAAGCGATCGAGAAAAATAAGGTTATGAGAACTGGTCTTATGGATCGAATCAAGCGTGAGATATCGGTTATGAAATTGGCTCGACATCCCAATATTATACAGCTTTTTGAGGTTATGGGGACGAAGACTAAGATTTACTTTGTTATGGAGTATGCTAAAGGTGGTGAGCTTTTCAACAAGGTTTCGAAAGGAAAACTCAAAGAAGAAGTTGCGCACAGATATTTTAAACAGCTTATCAACGCGGTTGATTTTTGTCATAGTAGAGGTGTGTATCATCGAGACATTAAGCCCGAAAACATTCTATTGGATGAAAATGGGAATCTAAAGGTTTCTGATTTTGGCTTAAGTGCTCTTGTGGAATCAAATCAAGAGGATAGCATGCTACGTACGCCTTGTGGCACTCCGGCCTATGTTGCTCCTGAAGTCATTAAAAGAAAAGGGTATGATGGTGCGAAAGCCGATATTTGGTCTTGTGGAATAGTTCTATTTGTTTTATTGGCAGGTTATCTCCCTTTTCATGattcaaatttgattgaaatgtATAGGAAGATAAGCAAAGCGGAATTAAAGTATCCTAGTTGGTTTCGGCCTGAAGTTTGCAAGCTATTAGGCGATATATTGAATCCGAAACCCGATACTAGGATTTCCATAGCTGAGATTAAGGAACATTGTTGGTTTAAAAGCGAACCAAATGCTAGAAGTAAAAAACCACAAGTGCAAAACAGCACTCTTTCTGTTTCTTCTTCGAGTACAGCTGTGTCTGATCAAAAGGACGAAAACGACAGTCCAGAAGCAGAAGAAGCAAAGGAAGAGTCGTTTGTGCCAATCAGCATAAATGCCTTTGATATCATTTCCCTTTCAGTTGGTTTCGATCTTTCTAAATTCTTTAAAGACGATGTTCAGAAAAAAGAAGCAAGATTTAGTTCGAAACTACCTGCATCAGTCATCATCTCGAAGATGGGAGACATTGCTAAGCAACTGAGGATGAAAATTAAGAAAAAGGCTGCTGGTTTGCTGAAATTGGAGGGATTGAATGAAGGTAGGAAAGGGTTTTTATCGATTGACGCAGAGATCTTCGAGGTTACTCCTAACTTCCATTTAGTTGAGGTGAAAAAATCAAATGGAGATACATTAGAATATCAAAAAATTCTGAAAGAGGATATTAGGCCTGCTCTTCAGGATATTGTTTGGGTGTGGCAAAGTGACCAACCACTGCAATCTCAACAATCAGATCAACAGCTACAGATACATGACCAGCAGCAATAG
- the LOC127084426 gene encoding protein MAINTENANCE OF MERISTEMS-like, giving the protein MFSCKQLAGYPTLLQCWIHKYFPTVGKRGENWKPADNCGLPRAMRWSYRQGVLKVDDLRSILDELTPADVIWRPFEDHRALRQFGELCLYRGCLKWGDTVVPYLPNRCLRQFGYKQYDAGPSDPDWARVSTLIHRYLRQVNTEEEDPQFVDLFEAMHISRSH; this is encoded by the exons atgttcagttgcaaacagctcgctggatatcctactctcctacaa TGCTGGATTCACAAGtactttccaactgttggaaaaagaggggagaattggaaACCAGCTGATAATTGTGGTCTTCctcgagcgatgagatggtcctataggcaaggagtcctgaaggttgatgatttacgatctattttggacgagctgacacctgccgacgtcatatggcgtccatttgaggatcatagagcatTGCGTCAGTTTGGTGAGTTATGTCTCTACAGGGggtgtttgaagtggggtgacacagttgttccatacttgcctaacagatgtttacgtcagttcgggtaCAAGCAGTATGACGCCGGACCATCTGATCCTgattgggctcgtgtatctacattgattcatcgTTATCTGAGGCAGGTTAATACCgaagaggaagatccacagtttgttgatttatttgaagctatgcatatttctcgttcacattga